In Ruminiclostridium papyrosolvens DSM 2782, the following proteins share a genomic window:
- the prmC gene encoding peptide chain release factor N(5)-glutamine methyltransferase, with product MNISEFIHYAEDKLKSADIETPVQEAGVMLCQVLNCGRAYLYAHGDRELSTDERAVLDNMLAQRAKNTPLQYIIGDTEFMSLKFIVTPAVLIPRQDTEVLVEKVIELAKKSSNAGLKVLDMCTGSGCIAVSIAHFCPESSIVACDISEEAIKVAKANSDLNGVQNRVEFFCGDLFEALKGSYKFDFIVSNPPYIETEIIIGLQKEVRSYEPELALDGGADGLDFYKIITVKAPEYLNNLGWLAFEIGFNQGERVSALMEESFINIQVIKDYGGNDRVVIGQLSI from the coding sequence ATGAACATAAGTGAATTCATACATTATGCGGAAGATAAATTAAAAAGTGCAGATATTGAGACCCCGGTACAAGAAGCCGGGGTCATGCTTTGTCAGGTGCTTAACTGCGGAAGGGCATATTTATATGCCCACGGCGACAGAGAATTGAGCACTGATGAAAGAGCAGTACTTGACAATATGCTGGCTCAACGAGCTAAAAATACACCACTGCAATACATCATAGGGGATACCGAATTCATGTCATTAAAGTTTATAGTAACTCCTGCGGTACTTATACCAAGACAGGACACCGAGGTTCTAGTGGAAAAGGTTATTGAACTGGCAAAAAAAAGTAGCAATGCCGGATTAAAGGTCTTGGACATGTGTACAGGCTCCGGCTGCATAGCAGTGAGCATAGCCCATTTCTGCCCTGAGAGCAGCATTGTGGCGTGTGATATATCAGAGGAGGCTATTAAGGTAGCAAAAGCTAACAGTGACCTGAACGGCGTACAAAATAGAGTGGAATTTTTTTGCGGAGACCTGTTTGAAGCACTTAAAGGCTCATACAAATTTGATTTTATAGTCAGTAATCCTCCATATATTGAAACAGAAATAATTATAGGTTTACAGAAGGAAGTCCGCAGTTATGAGCCGGAATTAGCCCTTGACGGCGGTGCAGACGGACTTGATTTTTATAAAATAATTACAGTGAAAGCTCCGGAATATCTTAATAATCTTGGCTGGCTGGCCTTTGAAATCGGGTTTAATCAAGGAGAAAGGGTTTCCGCTCTAATGGAGGAGTCCTTTATCAATATACAGGTAATAAAAGACTATGGCGGAAATGACAGAGTTGTAATCGGGCAGCTGTCAATTTGA
- a CDS encoding DUF1385 domain-containing protein: protein MKKTTIGGQALLEGLLMIGPEYRATAIRKPDGEIIVEKHPQKPKGKLSKIPIVRGAVNLFSQMVIGVKALMYSAEFIDLEEDDKSNEPSKIEQFLERKFGDKITDIAIYFSVVLSIFLSVGLFILLPNLIAGFIPVEGVVFKNLIEGALRVGIFIGYLALVSLLKDMKRVWEYHGAEHKTIHCYEHGDELTVENVRKYTTKHPRCGTSLFFTIMIISILIFSFTGWHNIFLNAAIRILLVPVVAGVSLELIKFAVRHENWVFKIFSAPGLMFQKFTTREPDDSQIEVAIAAFNEVIPNSEIVDDWGKD from the coding sequence ATGAAAAAGACGACGATTGGTGGTCAAGCCTTACTTGAAGGTCTGCTTATGATAGGGCCGGAGTACAGGGCTACGGCAATTAGGAAGCCGGATGGTGAGATAATTGTTGAGAAACATCCGCAAAAGCCGAAAGGTAAGCTGTCAAAGATTCCAATAGTAAGAGGTGCTGTAAATTTATTTTCCCAGATGGTAATAGGAGTTAAAGCTCTTATGTATTCTGCCGAATTTATAGATCTTGAAGAAGATGATAAAAGCAATGAGCCTTCAAAAATAGAGCAATTTCTTGAGCGGAAATTTGGAGACAAGATAACAGACATAGCTATATATTTTTCAGTAGTACTGTCCATTTTTCTGAGTGTGGGGCTGTTTATATTGCTTCCAAACCTGATAGCGGGTTTTATACCTGTAGAAGGAGTTGTGTTTAAGAACCTTATAGAAGGAGCTCTTAGAGTAGGCATATTTATAGGATATCTGGCCCTGGTTTCACTTCTGAAGGATATGAAAAGGGTGTGGGAATATCACGGCGCAGAGCATAAGACAATACATTGTTATGAGCATGGTGACGAGCTTACGGTAGAGAATGTAAGAAAATATACTACGAAGCATCCAAGATGCGGTACGTCATTATTTTTTACCATAATGATAATCAGTATTTTGATATTTTCATTTACAGGATGGCATAATATATTTTTAAATGCAGCAATCAGAATTCTTCTTGTACCGGTTGTAGCAGGAGTATCTCTGGAGCTTATAAAATTTGCGGTGAGACATGAAAACTGGGTGTTCAAGATATTTAGTGCGCCGGGCCTAATGTTTCAGAAGTTTACTACCAGAGAGCCTGATGACAGTCAGATTGAAGTAGCAATTGCCGCTTTCAATGAAGTAATTCCAAACAGCGAAATCGTTGATGATTGGGGCAAAGACTAA
- the rpmE gene encoding 50S ribosomal protein L31, with amino-acid sequence MKEGIHPEYSEAVVKCACGETFTTGSTKKALHVEICSKCHPFYTGRQKLVDVGGRVDKFKKKYGIVDNA; translated from the coding sequence ATGAAAGAAGGAATTCATCCAGAATATTCTGAAGCAGTAGTAAAGTGCGCTTGCGGCGAGACTTTCACAACTGGTTCAACAAAGAAAGCCCTTCACGTTGAAATTTGTTCAAAGTGTCATCCGTTCTACACAGGTAGACAGAAGCTCGTTGATGTTGGTGGACGTGTTGATAAGTTTAAGAAGAAATACGGTATTGTTGATAACGCATAA
- the rho gene encoding transcription termination factor Rho, whose product MDQINLQSKTLEDLRYIAKMLGMKNISKYKKSELVELLSENSKKLKSDDIVEEVVSEETKKAEPATNTIETQASEERSKEALEEVPVLRKSRRGRPSKASKSMDKPEDTGVSDLITNVTTQDNQGKNPNSVSEQSEKPDRLSDTLKHLETKNIEKKPHSRGRKKDVQPSGEPQVTENKVLPNTTNTSDVSTREKENNSAENIPHRKNNRLKPEQTIEQPKNISDEKISGKVEKDSKPQIYRKDDQPSTRQDNRQQHRQVRPYTNTNGKSDISSEPQRMPLNQQPQQVQPQQPTPSQPQVISPQIQQPQGSEKIESDDPVEGVLEVLPDGYGFLRSENYLSGPKDVYVSPSQIRRFGLKTGDKLRGKGRIPKEGEKFQALLYVQSINGDTPDVASKRVAFEYLTPIYPDNRITLETAPREFSTRLIDLIAPIGKGQRGMIVSPPKAGKTILLKKIANAITINYPEAELIVLLIDERPEEVTDMQRSIKGEVIYSTFDEVPEHHIKVAEMVLERAQRLVEQKKDVVILLDSITRLARAYNLTIPPTGRTLSGGLDPGALHKPKRFFGAARNIENGGSLTIMATALIETGSRMDDVIFEEFKGTGNMELHLDRKLSEKRIFPAIDINKSGTRREELLLSQKELESVWAIRKAMSNMGTAEVTEILINKLMQTRTNDDFVNSIKISFLDKNSQDR is encoded by the coding sequence ATGGACCAAATTAATTTACAGTCAAAAACGTTAGAAGATTTGAGATATATTGCAAAAATGCTGGGAATGAAAAATATATCCAAATATAAGAAGAGTGAGTTAGTAGAACTGCTTAGTGAAAACTCCAAAAAACTTAAATCTGATGATATTGTGGAAGAAGTTGTTTCTGAAGAAACTAAAAAGGCTGAACCAGCTACGAATACAATAGAAACTCAAGCAAGCGAAGAAAGGTCCAAAGAAGCATTAGAGGAGGTTCCTGTCTTAAGAAAATCCCGGAGAGGAAGGCCGAGCAAGGCATCAAAATCAATGGACAAGCCGGAAGATACCGGGGTATCAGATTTAATTACTAACGTTACAACTCAGGATAATCAGGGTAAAAATCCAAATTCCGTATCAGAACAAAGTGAAAAACCAGACAGATTGTCTGACACATTAAAGCATCTGGAAACAAAAAATATCGAGAAGAAGCCTCATAGCAGAGGACGGAAAAAGGATGTTCAGCCTTCTGGCGAACCTCAGGTTACTGAAAATAAAGTATTACCTAATACAACAAACACATCAGATGTTTCAACGCGAGAAAAAGAAAACAATTCGGCAGAAAACATACCACACAGGAAAAACAACAGATTAAAGCCGGAGCAAACTATAGAACAGCCAAAAAACATTTCTGATGAAAAGATATCGGGGAAAGTTGAAAAGGATTCGAAACCTCAGATATACAGAAAAGATGATCAGCCTTCAACAAGGCAGGATAATAGACAACAGCACAGGCAAGTCAGACCATATACTAACACAAACGGTAAGTCTGACATCTCATCGGAACCGCAGCGTATGCCATTAAATCAGCAGCCACAGCAGGTTCAGCCTCAGCAACCGACACCATCCCAGCCTCAGGTTATTTCACCTCAGATTCAACAACCGCAAGGTAGTGAAAAAATAGAAAGTGATGATCCTGTAGAGGGAGTTCTTGAAGTATTACCGGACGGTTATGGCTTTTTGAGAAGCGAAAACTATTTGTCCGGCCCTAAGGATGTTTATGTTTCACCTTCACAAATAAGACGTTTTGGTCTTAAAACAGGTGATAAACTCAGGGGAAAAGGCAGGATTCCAAAAGAAGGCGAAAAATTTCAGGCGTTATTATACGTACAGTCAATTAACGGAGACACTCCTGACGTTGCGTCTAAGAGAGTTGCCTTTGAGTACTTAACACCTATATATCCTGATAACAGAATTACTCTTGAAACTGCACCCAGAGAATTTTCAACAAGGCTTATAGATCTTATAGCTCCAATTGGAAAAGGCCAGAGAGGAATGATTGTATCTCCTCCTAAAGCCGGTAAAACAATACTTTTGAAAAAAATTGCAAATGCAATTACAATCAATTACCCCGAAGCCGAGCTAATAGTGCTGCTTATTGACGAAAGACCTGAAGAAGTAACCGACATGCAGCGTTCAATTAAGGGAGAGGTAATATATTCTACCTTTGACGAGGTTCCGGAACATCATATAAAGGTTGCGGAGATGGTGCTGGAAAGAGCTCAGCGTCTTGTAGAGCAGAAGAAAGATGTTGTCATTCTACTAGATAGTATAACAAGATTGGCAAGAGCGTATAACCTTACTATTCCTCCAACAGGAAGAACATTATCGGGAGGTTTGGACCCCGGTGCTCTTCATAAGCCAAAGAGATTTTTCGGAGCGGCTAGAAATATAGAAAATGGCGGCAGCTTGACAATAATGGCTACTGCACTTATTGAAACAGGAAGCAGAATGGATGATGTTATCTTTGAAGAATTCAAAGGTACAGGTAACATGGAATTGCATCTGGACAGAAAGTTATCTGAAAAGAGAATTTTCCCTGCAATCGACATTAATAAGTCAGGAACCAGACGTGAAGAGCTTCTTCTCAGTCAAAAAGAGCTTGAAAGTGTCTGGGCTATAAGGAAGGCAATGAGTAATATGGGAACTGCAGAGGTTACAGAGATTTTAATAAACAAACTTATGCAGACCAGAACAAACGATGATTTTGTAAATAGTATTAAAATATCTTTTTTAGATAAGAACTCGCAGGACAGATAG
- a CDS encoding VOC family protein produces MNLGEVCIETNDVVKIADFYRNILGISSECKDEIHQFIITEGTALSVYNNGKAKNNQNENISLAFTVDDVDEEYKRLLNLGIHIIDTPQLQPWGAKNMHFCDPDGNHIYFRSLPKDV; encoded by the coding sequence GTGAATTTAGGTGAAGTTTGTATAGAAACAAATGACGTTGTTAAAATCGCCGACTTCTACAGAAATATCTTAGGTATTTCTTCGGAGTGTAAGGATGAAATACATCAATTCATAATTACGGAAGGTACCGCTTTGAGTGTTTACAACAACGGAAAAGCAAAGAATAACCAAAATGAAAATATAAGCTTGGCTTTTACTGTTGATGATGTAGATGAAGAGTATAAGCGATTGCTGAATCTAGGAATACATATTATTGATACTCCGCAATTACAGCCTTGGGGCGCAAAAAATATGCATTTTTGCGATCCAGACGGAAATCACATTTATTTTAGAAGTTTACCAAAAGACGTTTAA
- the deoD gene encoding purine-nucleoside phosphorylase produces the protein MIPTPHINVSEQGVIAETVLMPGDPLRAKFIAETYLENPVQFNSVRNMFGFTGTYKGKKVSVMGSGMGMPSIGIYSYELLNFYGVKNIIRIGSCGAIQEDVKIRDIIIGMSASTTSNYASQYNLPGTYAPTASWPLMKKALTIAENKAIPVKVGNILSADIFYDDEPEVWKRWARMGVLAIEMEAAALYMNAARAGANAICILTVSDSLVSHEATSAEERQTSFTNMMEIALELA, from the coding sequence ATGATTCCTACACCACATATCAATGTAAGCGAGCAGGGTGTTATCGCTGAAACAGTATTAATGCCGGGAGATCCTCTTCGTGCAAAATTTATAGCCGAAACCTATTTGGAGAACCCTGTTCAATTTAACTCCGTTAGAAATATGTTCGGATTTACGGGTACTTATAAAGGCAAGAAAGTCTCCGTTATGGGTTCTGGAATGGGTATGCCCTCAATAGGAATATACTCATATGAATTGTTAAACTTTTATGGAGTAAAGAACATTATTAGGATAGGTTCCTGCGGAGCTATTCAAGAGGACGTAAAAATCAGGGATATAATTATCGGAATGTCGGCCTCTACCACCTCCAATTACGCGTCCCAATATAACTTACCTGGAACTTATGCTCCTACTGCATCTTGGCCTTTAATGAAAAAGGCTTTAACTATTGCAGAAAATAAAGCAATTCCGGTGAAGGTCGGAAATATTTTATCCGCCGATATATTCTACGATGATGAACCTGAGGTTTGGAAAAGATGGGCCAGAATGGGTGTTCTGGCAATAGAAATGGAAGCCGCAGCATTATACATGAATGCTGCCCGTGCAGGAGCAAATGCCATATGCATATTGACTGTCTCTGACTCCCTTGTTTCACATGAAGCAACCTCAGCCGAGGAGCGTCAGACATCGTTTACAAATATGATGGAAATCGCACTTGAATTGGCATAG
- a CDS encoding LTA synthase family protein, with product MKNIRNNFVFFFLVTIISAVDIFYNGNAFVQLALVLLASTAVFYMPAIKLNINRLAFIILLGVNLFVLAITLTQRTYLLNMLFLSYLLWSIITPKLQHFNFLFPMTFLLSFISVYAACLLDFSVPVFVVALYPVYVFGSLLNGKNIIKTKKIWAFAFFNLFVSSLGLAVFLFKSLGQSIIDSVLLINIVKLGALAAVYLPLLSLFAIWFAISANMIFRMLFSKFSKAGTAFDLSNFIKPVMSLISFFTVSGIATFICELSIRQNFKETIQDILDPNLLFNILVLCSIYMCLTALLGRGIPKIIIGIVTIFLTVANYIKFKYFDEPFYPWDLYLIRNLIGICKEYLSIPIIVSVVAGIGVMVYVVIRFRKAIGRYLKPKLSLLLLPFAGIFLILNSIVLIYTPLSIQLGIQQSWYIGKDEIVANGMFAQNYFYLTELDKYLNPKPQGYSESTMADINSKYGETGDSVAASAFVSNEKPNVIMIMSESFWDITKLNDLKFSKNIVENTHKYQKGQLAAPVIGGGTANSEFEALTGMSISALSPGIIVYNAYLRTTTPSIASVLKDNGYSTTAIHPNYGWFYNRDKVYNYFGFEKFYDVDKFSLSSQCKGPYISDYALVDKIMETLNSSDKPAFIFGISMQNHDPYIDKYSSHDVTVESSKLNEQQKNIVGNFAQGIYDADQSLGKLIEELKNSKKPTLVYFFGDHAPRLGSLNDFYKVYDLLGTDDRSAQNQNLEKLKYYTTPFAAWSNFKEIDSFSEIVSPSHIAYKILEDTGVKYPNYFNILPKLEKDFPVLHQQTISTVDSDNQLIKDYRLIQYDILFGNKYLK from the coding sequence ATGAAAAATATAAGAAATAATTTTGTATTCTTTTTTTTGGTTACAATAATAAGTGCCGTAGATATATTTTATAACGGTAACGCTTTTGTCCAATTGGCTTTAGTTCTGCTGGCTTCAACCGCAGTTTTCTATATGCCTGCTATTAAATTAAACATTAACAGACTTGCATTTATTATTCTTTTAGGTGTGAACTTGTTTGTTTTAGCAATCACATTAACGCAAAGAACATATCTTTTAAATATGCTGTTCCTTTCATATCTTTTGTGGAGTATTATTACCCCAAAGCTTCAGCATTTTAATTTTTTGTTCCCTATGACGTTTTTGCTTTCATTTATATCTGTGTATGCCGCTTGTTTACTTGACTTCAGCGTGCCTGTATTTGTTGTGGCACTTTATCCTGTATATGTTTTTGGCTCCTTATTAAATGGAAAAAATATTATTAAAACAAAAAAAATATGGGCGTTTGCTTTTTTTAATTTATTTGTTTCTTCTCTTGGATTGGCAGTTTTTCTATTTAAATCACTTGGACAGTCAATTATAGATAGTGTACTTTTAATAAATATCGTCAAGCTGGGTGCCTTAGCCGCAGTTTATTTACCACTTTTGTCCCTGTTTGCTATTTGGTTTGCCATATCTGCAAATATGATTTTTCGTATGCTTTTTTCGAAATTCTCAAAGGCTGGTACTGCTTTTGATCTTTCAAATTTTATTAAACCGGTAATGAGCCTTATATCTTTCTTTACAGTTTCCGGTATTGCAACCTTTATATGCGAACTTTCCATAAGGCAGAATTTCAAGGAAACTATCCAAGATATACTTGACCCTAATCTGTTGTTTAATATATTGGTTCTATGCAGTATCTATATGTGCCTGACAGCATTGTTAGGCAGGGGTATTCCTAAAATTATAATTGGAATAGTAACAATTTTCCTTACAGTTGCTAACTATATTAAATTCAAATATTTCGATGAACCTTTTTATCCATGGGATTTATACCTGATTCGTAATTTAATAGGCATATGCAAAGAATACCTCAGTATACCTATTATAGTTTCTGTTGTTGCCGGAATTGGGGTAATGGTGTATGTTGTGATACGTTTCAGAAAAGCTATAGGCAGATATTTGAAGCCCAAGCTTTCTTTGTTATTGCTTCCTTTTGCCGGAATATTCCTCATTTTAAATTCCATAGTTCTCATATATACACCTTTGTCCATACAGCTGGGAATACAGCAGTCATGGTATATCGGTAAGGATGAAATAGTGGCTAACGGCATGTTTGCTCAGAACTATTTTTATCTTACAGAGCTTGATAAATACCTTAATCCTAAACCTCAGGGATACAGCGAAAGTACAATGGCCGATATTAATTCCAAATACGGTGAGACAGGTGACAGTGTAGCCGCTTCCGCATTTGTTTCAAATGAAAAGCCTAATGTTATTATGATTATGAGTGAAAGTTTTTGGGATATAACCAAGCTCAATGATTTAAAATTCAGCAAGAATATAGTAGAAAATACTCACAAATACCAAAAGGGTCAATTAGCAGCTCCTGTTATCGGTGGAGGAACTGCAAACAGCGAATTTGAGGCTCTCACAGGAATGTCAATTTCTGCCTTGAGCCCGGGTATTATTGTTTACAATGCATATCTTAGGACAACTACTCCCAGTATTGCATCTGTTTTAAAGGACAACGGCTACAGTACAACTGCCATTCACCCAAACTATGGTTGGTTTTATAACAGAGATAAAGTATATAATTATTTTGGATTTGAAAAGTTCTACGATGTTGATAAATTTAGTCTAAGCTCCCAGTGCAAGGGGCCGTATATTTCGGACTATGCCTTAGTCGACAAAATCATGGAGACTTTGAATTCCTCTGATAAGCCTGCATTCATTTTTGGAATTTCCATGCAGAATCACGACCCCTATATTGATAAATACAGCTCCCATGATGTAACTGTGGAATCATCTAAACTGAACGAGCAGCAGAAGAATATTGTGGGTAATTTTGCTCAGGGGATTTATGATGCCGACCAATCTCTTGGAAAACTTATAGAAGAGTTGAAAAACAGTAAAAAACCTACGTTGGTATATTTCTTTGGAGACCATGCCCCCAGACTTGGAAGTCTGAATGATTTTTACAAGGTATATGATCTTCTGGGTACTGATGACAGGTCAGCTCAAAACCAAAACTTAGAAAAACTTAAATATTACACAACTCCATTTGCTGCATGGTCAAACTTTAAAGAGATTGATTCCTTCTCTGAAATTGTTTCCCCATCTCATATTGCATACAAAATTTTGGAGGATACAGGTGTAAAATACCCTAATTATTTTAATATTCTGCCCAAGTTGGAGAAAGACTTCCCTGTTCTTCATCAGCAAACTATAAGTACTGTTGACAGTGATAACCAACTTATTAAGGACTACCGTTTAATCCAATATGATATTTTATTTGGAAATAAATACTTGAAATAG